The Phormidium sp. PBR-2020 DNA segment GGGACGAGTTATGTCCCTTTTTTTTTGCAGAACGGCCTCTGATATTTATTTTATTAGCCATTTCTATTAAGACTTTTTTGTGAGTAAAAGTCATTTTTTATAGACTGCCTAGGCGTTAAGACTGTCTAATTTGAAGTGTTTGCCGCTAAAGGTGAATTGGGATCACAGTCCGCCTCTTCACAGGCCCCAATACTGACCCAGGCACTGGTTCCATCTTGCCAATGTTCTTTCTTCCAGATGGGGGCGGTATGCTTGAGAGTATCGATGGCATACTGACAGGCCTCAAATGCCTCACCGCGATGGGGGCAGCCGACCACAACTAAGACACTAATCTCTCCCACCATCAACTTGCCAATACGATGATAAATGACAAGGGAGCGGATTTCAGACCAGCGTTGTTGAATCTGAGACCCAATTTGACGAAACATCTGTAACGCCATCGGTTCGTAGGCTTGATATTCCAGATAGTTCACCGGTTGTCCGTCGGTATTATCTCGGACCATGCCACTCATGACGACGATGGCACCATTTCCTGAGTCATCGGCCTGTTGGTAGGCATCCCTTAGCGTCAGAGGGGCAAACTTGATGGCAAAATCGGTTTTCATGGTTGTTTTTGGAAACAAGATGAGAGAGAACTATGAACGTCGCCAGTCAAACCAGGCTTGCTGGAGATGGGCTTGACGGGGATGGGCCGTTTGCCAGTGATGATGCCATAGTTGCCAGAATGCGGCAAAGAGATCGTCATCTGGTGGGGGAATCTTGGCTAGGGCCTGGATGGAGGCATTCTGTCGCATCAGCAGGGCGATCGCCTGAATCCAGTGAGGGGCGTTATCTCCGAGGCTGTGGGCCCCGAGGAGTTGTCCTGACGGGCTGACGAGGAGTTTGGCGAATCCCGAGAGATTGCCCCGCCGTTGGCTTGATTCGAGTTGATAGAGGGGAAGGGAGAGGCTAATAAACCCATCGCCAACTTGATGTTGGGCTTGGGGGGACGTTAAGCCGACAGCGGCGATGGGGGGAACTGTGGCGATCGCCCGGGGGATGGTGCTGTAATCAAGGGGACGCTGGCGGAATCTCAGGGCGTTGTGGGTGGCCAGTTGCGCTTCGTATCGCTCTAAGTGGCGATCGCTATAGCCCCCTAAGATTGAACCACAGGCGTAGAGATGGGGCTGGGCCGTTTCTAGGCTGGGACTGGTTTTAAGGGTGTGTTTTTGGCATTTTAATGGCAATTTGTCAAGGAAAATCCCGGTTAAATCAGCGCCCCAAACGGGAGCCAGAATCAGAGCCTCCGTTTCCAGGGCTTGGTTCCCCACTTGCAGCCAAATCTGGCCGTCAATCTCGCGAACTTGCCTGATGGGGGTAGCGGTGCGGACTCGAACCCCAGCCGCCTCTAGGTGAGCCTGGAGTAATTGCCCCAATTGGGGATCTTCTTGGGGTAAAAGCTGGGAGTCCTTGAGGAGGAGTTGCACTGAGCAGCCGAGGCGGGCCAGGCTTTGGGCCAGAACCGCTCCTTGGGGGTCGCTGCCGACGATGAGCAGTTGCCGAGGAAGTGGCTTGGTGAAGAGGAGTTCTAAGTTGTTGAGGCTGTAGTGGGGAACCGTCTCGATGCCATGAATGTTGTAGGACTGAGGTTTGGGCGGGGGGGCCAGGAGATAACGGCGCGATCGCAACTCCCGAACTCTCGGGAGCAATTGCTGCTCTTTGAGGCGTACCTGTAACTGGGGTTGGCGGTCAAACTCCCCTTGTCCTAGGATGACATCTACGCCTTGCTGGGCGAGAGTGGCAGGAGAACGGAGGATAGCCAGGTTTTCCATCTGTTCCTGGGCCAAACGCCAAATCCTGGGTAAATCGGCCTCTGAGGGCTGTTGCTGAAGCTGGGCCAGGGCCAAGTCACTGTGAACGCGCCGCCTCCAGGTGGTAACTGGGGGCAAGATCCAAGCCACCCGCGCCCCCCATTGGGCCGCCAGGGAGACCGAATCGGCCGCCCCATCACTATCTCCCACCACCAGCCAATCGTACTCAAACCCCATTGTTGACGTGATATTGGAACGACTCCATTATCCCCCCTGAGCTGCCCGCCAGTCTTGGGCCCGTTGCTGAATTTGGGCTTGTTCTGTGGGGGAAATCCGTTTGAGATGGCTTAACATCAAATTCATCCGTCCGAGGTCTTTGAGGCGATCGCGGTGTCGGAGGAGGAAGTCCCAATAGAAAATGTTAAAGGGACAGGCGTTGTCACTGGAGCGGGAACGGCGATCGTAGCGACAGTTTTGGCAATAATCGCTCATTTTATGGATATAGTTGGCGGAGGCGGCATAGGGTTTGGTGGCTAAGCGTCCCCCATCGGCGAATAGGGCCATTCCCAAGACATTGGTTTGCATGACCCAATCATAGCCATCAATAAAAGCCGCGTGAAACCAAGCCTCTACCTCTTGCGGCGACAAGCCGGCGATGGTGGCAAAATTCCCCAAAATCATTAAGCGTTGGATATGGTGGGCATAGCCACTGCGTTCGACTTGTTTAAGCACCTGATGTAAACAGTTGAGATCGGTTTTGTCAGCATCCCAGAAAAACTCCGGTAGGGGCGTATCATGGTCAAACCAGTTACTCTGGGCGTAGTCGGGGCCAAAATGGAGATACAGTCCCCGCATGTATTCCCGCCAGCCAAGAACTTGTCGGATAAATCCTTCTACACTGGCGATGGGTAGATTCCTCTGGTGGTAGGCGGTTTCAGCGGCCTGGATGACCTCCTGGGGATGGAGTAAACCGAGATTGAGATAGGGAGAGAGCAGAGAATGCCAAAGGGTCTCCTCTCGAGTGACCATGGCATCTTGATAGGGACCAAATTGGGGCAGTTGTTCCTGGAGGAAATAGTCCAGGACTTCTAGGGCCTGCGATCGCGTCACGGCCCAAGCAAAGCCCTTGATCTGGCCATAGCCACCCTCTGGGGAGACCTGTTTGACCTGTTCTATCACCGCCTGAGTGACTTCATCCGGCGGAAAACTCAGGGGTTTGGGAGGCTGTAAGTCTCCTTTGGGAGGTTGGCGATTGTGTTTGTCATAGTTCCAGGTTCCTCCTTCAGGTTCCTTGCCATTCATTAACACCTGAAAGCGTTTTCGACCCGTTCGATAGAAGGATTCGAGTAACAAAGACTTGCGGGACTTGGCCCAGTCCAAAAACTCCGTTTGAGACCAAAGAAAGAGTGTATTATCTAGGAATTTGAGGGGACAGGGAAGCTCGTACCTCTCCAGACGCCGCTTAAAGGGGATGTCTTCAGGTTCCATGAGCCAGACTTCCGAGAGGCGATAGCGGTTAATCCAGTCCGTCAGAGGTGTTGCGAAGGTTTCCTCGATGCAATAGGTGACATCCCAGCCGGCCTGGGTCAGTTCAGCGGCGAAGTGGCGCATTGCTGACCAGACGAGTACCAGTTTTTGACGATGATAGGGGCGATCGCAGGCAAACCCAAGGGACTCAATCAAGAGGATAGGAGGACGTTCGCACTCGTCTATTTGCTGCAAGGCGGGGTGAGAGGGGGAGAGTTGATTACCAAGAATCCAAATACCAAAGGTCATGGCGGGGAGCCACCCGAGGGAAACGTCCTGGCCAGGATACCCCGATCTACAGACAGTCGGGGGAATTGTACCGATGATGCCGTCGTTTCTCCGTAGAATTGCTAGACTAACCAACAGTTACCCATGGGCGATCGCTCGCCCGGGGTCCTAACGACTCACGTTACCCGGTTCAGTGTTACCCGTATGTCTGAGGCTTCCCAACTTCACCCAATCCCCGCTAACCGTAGCCTAGGGCAGTCGACGACTCGTTGGCAGTCGCTACGGCAGATGCTGTTACAACCGAATATGTTGGCGATCGCGATTTCCCTGGGACTTCATGGGGCCGTGGCCGCCTCCCTACCGCTGATGGGGTTAAATCAAGAGACCGAGGCGGAGCGGATTCTCGATAGTACCGTAGTGGAACTGACTTCAGACGAATTAGCCTTTTTTGCTCCCTCTGCTACCCAGGAGTTTGGGGCGGGGTCAGGCTTTAATTTTGAGCGGGAGATGGGTTCGACAACGCCTCCATCTCTGTCCAATCGCGCCACCTTCCCCCCCCTCCCCCGCGCAATTCAACGGACCATAGCCGCTCCTCCATTGAGGAACGCTGGAGTAATTGGGATGATGCAACCTCCTCACCTCCCCCAATGAGCCAACGCCATAACAGCTATACCTATCGTGCGCCTGAGTCGTCTTCCCAGACGGATACTGATATCTGGGAACAGCATCAACAACGTGAATGGGAACGGATTCAGGGCGATCGCAGCTATTCCACAACCCCGCCACCGGATCGCGTATCTGAAGCAGATCCAGGTCTGAGTGAGCAGGAGCTGTTAGAAGAAAAGAAGATCATCGCTTCCTCTGAGTCGGAAAGAGAAACGGAACGGGCCGCTGCGGATAACCTCCCTGAGAGCGGTGAGATGGCGCAGGCTTATGGTCCATTAGTCGACCGGATGACTCGTTTCTATCGGTGGCACAACTCGCTTGGTGAGGCCAATCCTGACTTAAAAGGGCAAGTACAATCAAAGGCTGAACGAGATCCCCAAGTCATTGAGGGTATATTACCTCCTCTACCGGGGTATCAGGAGTTCGTGGGACGTTCTGTTGATGTGGGGGTTCTCGTGAATCCTCAAGGGGAGGTGGTACAGATCCGTCGTTTATCCGATGTATCCGCACAGGATAGGCTGATCTGGCGACAACTCCTCGACCATACCTTTGAACGATACGAGGGGTTCCCAGAGGCTGAACTGTTCCGAACTTATTGGTTCGAGGTTCGCTTTTCCCCGGAGGCCAGACCCTTTGAAGCGGATCAACCGGTTTCCGAAGCTGAACCTGAGGCAGCCAGGGAGCCTGAACCAGAAACGTTGACACCCGCTCAGGACCCGCAGGCGGCCTGGGAGTATCTTCTGCCCTTAGAGGTGAGCGAAGAAGCTGAAGAACGCTGGGTAGCTTGGTTCCATAATATTGAGGCGGGTTTGAGGCTCCCCGAACAACCTTCCTTATCTATTAAACGGGAGCTTCCCGCGTCACAACTCGCCGCTCCCCAACGAGTGATCTTTGCCATCCTGGTTGATGAAGCGGGGAACTTGCGAGAGTCAGAACCTTATTTCTTGCAATGGACGGGGGATGAGCAGTTAGATAACTATGCCCAACAAGCTCTGGTGGATAGCTTAGCCCAAGGGGAGTTAGAACTGCCGGCTTCAGGGGAGGTGATGGCCGATGTGGTGGTGGTAGACCTGGTTCCCAGCGAAGGCTCCCCGAGTGCGATCGATAAATCCGTCCCAGCGGACAACCCCTCCCAAGCTCCAGAAGCACCTGATTCTTCCCTCAAAAAGTAGCGGTCAGCATCCATCCTCTCCCGCGTCTGTGCTTGGACTCATTCATAGATTTGATATAATCAGGGTAATGCCATTGTCCAACTCTATCGGGGTTGATACCTTATGCCTCTGCAACATCTCCCCAACTCCATCCACCGGGTTCGTGCCCAGCTCAGAACCCTGGCTAGCCCTTCTATTTGGCTATCTATTCTGGGGGTCGTCTTCATCCTAGGGGTGGCCTGGCAATATGTTGACCGGCGTGGGGTTCGTCAACTCGCGGCGGACTTTTCCCTGGATGCGTTTAATAATAATAATGACGATCCTTCGAGATGGCAGGGGGAAGTCTCGGGAGAAGATGCTCGCATGGCTGCGGACATTGATAGTTCTGATGTCTTGCAACAAATTATCTCCCAACAGGGGACTCCGACTCCAGTAGCCCAACCCCAGTCCGACTCAGACCGGGAAGACAACATTAACCGCATTCTGGAAATTCTGGCTAATCCTCAGGAAGCCGCTTCCTCTCCAGAGGCGAACCAAGATGAGGACGCAAGTGCCTCTAACAACACCGCTTCACCCGAATCAAATCTATTTCTGCAGGGGTTAGGCTTCGATAACGACTCGGGTTCATCCTCGTCTGGCAACCGTCCCCAGGGGATGGAAAACAGCACCTTGAATCAGTTTTTAGCGTCGGGGAATGGAGACGCTTCTGCGGAGTCATTGCCCCAACTCACACCGATGGAACAGGGGTTCCAACAGTTAGCCAATCCTCGCACCGGTTCCTTGGGACTCATGCAACCCTTGTCGGGGTCAGAAACCCCCCAGCCGGCTCAAGGTCGTGACTCACAAGAGCGCGAGGCCCAAGCCAATGGCCGCAATGGGTCTGAGAATGGAGAAGCCCGCGCTGATGGCCGTGCCACGTCGGCGGAGACGCTACCCGCGTTTGCGATGCCAGTCCCTCAAGCTGGAGGACAAGCGTTTCAATCCACTCCTCAGTCGGAAACCGGGGTGTCCACCTTTACGGGCTATCCCTACAATCCTAATGCTGTACAAGGGGCAACTCCTCAGGCTGAGATGGGTAATCCCTACGGTTCGCCGAATCCAAATGTCAATCCGGGTCTTTCGGGGAGTCCCACCACTCGCTATGGTCGACCAACTCACACGGACCCGGCGGGACAACAGAACGCCGGCGCCGGTAATCCCTATGGGGTCCAGCCAGGAGGCCAAATGGGGGTCGGTCGTCCTAATGGCTCTGCCAATCCCTATCACGGAACTCCTGGTGATGTCTTAAATCCCAATGGTGCAGTGTTTCGGGGTCCTGTTCCTGAGGGAACAACGGGGTATCCTAATGGCGGCGCCATGACTGGCACGCCGCAGGGTCAGGAAAGCTTACGCAATCAGCCAGTGGAGCCGTTCTCAGTCCCTCGGACGCCACCTGGACGCTCGATTGGTGGCGGACGGATTAATACGTTTGCGAATCCTTAAGCTGTCACTGGGGGCCATGGGGCCCCCAGCTTGTTTAGGACACTCGGGTTGTCGTTCTAGTCGTCAAAATGGGTGATGATGGCGTCGGCGAACTCGGAACATTTTAGGGGTTCCACGGCGGGTTCTAATAGACGCGCTAGGTCATAGGTGACTTCACCCTTGGAAATGGCGGCGCCGAGTCCTTTTTGGATCAGTTCGGCGGCTTCATCCCACCCCATGTATTCCAACATCATGACGCTGGAGAGGATGACGGAAGCGGGGTTGATGCGATCGAGTCCGGCGTGTTTGGGAGCGGTTCCATGGGTGGCTTCAAAGATGGCGCAGGTGTCGCCAATGTTGGCTCCGGGAGCCATTCCTAAGCCTCCGACAATGGCGGCGGCGGCGTCGGAGAGATAGTCGCCGTTGAGGTTCATGGTGGCGAGGATGGAGTATTCGGCGGGACGGGTTTGAATCTGTTGGAAGATACTATCGGCGATGCGATCGTTCACCATGATCTTCTCTTTCCACTTTCCGTTTCCATGAGTCTCCCAAATGGCTTCGAGAACGGCTTTCACCTCGTCACAGGCTTCGGCTTTTTTCTCGGGGGTGAGGGAGTCGTAACCGGGTTCGAGTTTACGAGCGTTGTCCTCTAGGCTAATGTCAGGGTTGGCTTCTTTGTTGCTGAGAATCCAGGATTCCCGTTCGGTGACGCATTCGTCGCGAAACTCGGTGGTGGCCAGTTCATACCCCCAGACGCGAAATGCGCCTTCGGTGTATTTCATGATGTTTCCCTTGTGAACGAGAGTCACCATCTGTTTCTCTTTGGGAAGGCGCAAGGCGTGTTTGATGGCCCGACGCACCAGTCGCTGAGATCCCAGTTTACTAATGGGTTTGATGCCAATTCCTGAATCGAGGGGAATCTGCTTGTTTCCATGTTCTGGGGTGGCGGGAATCAACTCCTCATTAAGCTGTTTGATGAGTTGGTTGGCGATGTCGCTTCCTTGGGCCCATTCAATCCCGAGATAGATGTCTTCGGTGTTTTCCCGATAGATGATGACATCGAGTTTTTCGGGACTTTTGTGGGGGGAGGGGGTTCCCAGGTAGTATTTACAGGGACGGACGCAGGCGTAGAGGTCGTTAATTTGCCGCAAGGCCACGTTGAGGGAGCGAATCCCACCGCCGATGGGGGTGGTGAGAGGGCCTTTGATGGCGATTCCATACTCGCGGATGGCTTGCAGGGTATCTTCGGGGAGATACTGAAATTGCCCGTATTGTTCGCAGGCTTCGTCTCCGGCGTAGATTTTGAACCAGCTAATTTTACGTTTGTCGCCGTAGGCTTTGGCGACGGCGGCGTCAATGACTTTCTCGGTGGCGGGCCAGATATCGACACCGGTTCCGTCTCCTCGGATGAAGGGGATAATCGGGTTGTCGGGAACGACGGGTTCGCCATCTTTGAAGGTGACTTTGTCGCCAGTGGTGGGGGGGGCAATTTTTTCGTACATCTCTATCTCCTTGTTGATACAGATCCCTTATGGTTGGATATCTAGCTGACCCTGATGGGGATGGTTATGAGTCAGGGGCTATGGGTTGAAGATCGTCTTAGCTTACCATGGCTGGCTTCTCGGGAGGACTCGGAGATCTCCGGAGATTTGGATAATGTTATCGATTCAGGAGATTGTCTTGGGATCGGGTGTGGTGAGTTTTAAGCCTATTGATTTTGGGAACTTTGGTCTGCTAGGATACTAAGAAGAGTTTGCGATTGTGGGTGCAGGAGAGATGAATACGTTTGAGCTGGGAGAGGGTTTACCGTTTTCAGTCGATTATGGGGAGTTGTTGGAGAAGATACTACGGGAACTGCGACAGGAA contains these protein-coding regions:
- a CDS encoding molybdenum cofactor biosynthesis protein MoaE, giving the protein MKTDFAIKFAPLTLRDAYQQADDSGNGAIVVMSGMVRDNTDGQPVNYLEYQAYEPMALQMFRQIGSQIQQRWSEIRSLVIYHRIGKLMVGEISVLVVVGCPHRGEAFEACQYAIDTLKHTAPIWKKEHWQDGTSAWVSIGACEEADCDPNSPLAANTSN
- a CDS encoding cryptochrome/photolyase family protein; translated protein: MTFGIWILGNQLSPSHPALQQIDECERPPILLIESLGFACDRPYHRQKLVLVWSAMRHFAAELTQAGWDVTYCIEETFATPLTDWINRYRLSEVWLMEPEDIPFKRRLERYELPCPLKFLDNTLFLWSQTEFLDWAKSRKSLLLESFYRTGRKRFQVLMNGKEPEGGTWNYDKHNRQPPKGDLQPPKPLSFPPDEVTQAVIEQVKQVSPEGGYGQIKGFAWAVTRSQALEVLDYFLQEQLPQFGPYQDAMVTREETLWHSLLSPYLNLGLLHPQEVIQAAETAYHQRNLPIASVEGFIRQVLGWREYMRGLYLHFGPDYAQSNWFDHDTPLPEFFWDADKTDLNCLHQVLKQVERSGYAHHIQRLMILGNFATIAGLSPQEVEAWFHAAFIDGYDWVMQTNVLGMALFADGGRLATKPYAASANYIHKMSDYCQNCRYDRRSRSSDNACPFNIFYWDFLLRHRDRLKDLGRMNLMLSHLKRISPTEQAQIQQRAQDWRAAQGG
- a CDS encoding FAD-dependent oxidoreductase; amino-acid sequence: MGFEYDWLVVGDSDGAADSVSLAAQWGARVAWILPPVTTWRRRVHSDLALAQLQQQPSEADLPRIWRLAQEQMENLAILRSPATLAQQGVDVILGQGEFDRQPQLQVRLKEQQLLPRVRELRSRRYLLAPPPKPQSYNIHGIETVPHYSLNNLELLFTKPLPRQLLIVGSDPQGAVLAQSLARLGCSVQLLLKDSQLLPQEDPQLGQLLQAHLEAAGVRVRTATPIRQVREIDGQIWLQVGNQALETEALILAPVWGADLTGIFLDKLPLKCQKHTLKTSPSLETAQPHLYACGSILGGYSDRHLERYEAQLATHNALRFRQRPLDYSTIPRAIATVPPIAAVGLTSPQAQHQVGDGFISLSLPLYQLESSQRRGNLSGFAKLLVSPSGQLLGAHSLGDNAPHWIQAIALLMRQNASIQALAKIPPPDDDLFAAFWQLWHHHWQTAHPRQAHLQQAWFDWRRS
- a CDS encoding NADP-dependent isocitrate dehydrogenase, translated to MYEKIAPPTTGDKVTFKDGEPVVPDNPIIPFIRGDGTGVDIWPATEKVIDAAVAKAYGDKRKISWFKIYAGDEACEQYGQFQYLPEDTLQAIREYGIAIKGPLTTPIGGGIRSLNVALRQINDLYACVRPCKYYLGTPSPHKSPEKLDVIIYRENTEDIYLGIEWAQGSDIANQLIKQLNEELIPATPEHGNKQIPLDSGIGIKPISKLGSQRLVRRAIKHALRLPKEKQMVTLVHKGNIMKYTEGAFRVWGYELATTEFRDECVTERESWILSNKEANPDISLEDNARKLEPGYDSLTPEKKAEACDEVKAVLEAIWETHGNGKWKEKIMVNDRIADSIFQQIQTRPAEYSILATMNLNGDYLSDAAAAIVGGLGMAPGANIGDTCAIFEATHGTAPKHAGLDRINPASVILSSVMMLEYMGWDEAAELIQKGLGAAISKGEVTYDLARLLEPAVEPLKCSEFADAIITHFDD